The Verrucomicrobium spinosum DSM 4136 = JCM 18804 genome includes a region encoding these proteins:
- the purT gene encoding formate-dependent phosphoribosylglycinamide formyltransferase, protein MSSPSIGTPFTSSATRVLMLGSGELGKEVVIELQRFGCEVIAVDSYANAPAMQVADRAHVVSMLDAEALRAVLVTEKPNLIVPEVEAIATDVLVELEAEGYKVVPTARAAKLTMNREGIRRLATEELGLRSSPYKFAATEEEFRAAVAEIGMPCVVKPIMSSSGKGQSVVRSEADLAYSWKYAQEGGRAGKGKVIVEGFVDFDYEITMLTVRHAGGTSFCEPIGHLQIDGDYRESWQPQPMTVAALAESKRIAEAITTALGGWGIFGVELFVKDDVVWFSEVSPRPHDTGLVTIISQDLSEFALHARAILGLPIPNIAQHGPSASAVILVEGHSKDVQFGNLTAALSEPDTALRLFGKPEVKGKRRMGVVAARAESIEAAREKARNAAGAVDVRL, encoded by the coding sequence ATGTCCTCTCCGAGTATCGGCACCCCCTTCACCTCTTCCGCAACCCGTGTTCTCATGCTTGGCTCAGGAGAGCTGGGCAAGGAGGTGGTGATTGAGTTGCAGCGGTTCGGGTGTGAGGTGATCGCGGTGGATTCGTATGCGAATGCCCCGGCCATGCAGGTGGCGGACAGGGCGCACGTTGTCTCCATGCTAGATGCGGAGGCGCTGCGGGCGGTGCTGGTAACGGAGAAGCCGAATCTGATCGTGCCTGAGGTGGAGGCGATTGCCACGGATGTTTTGGTCGAGCTGGAGGCGGAGGGGTACAAGGTGGTGCCGACGGCACGGGCGGCGAAGCTGACGATGAATCGTGAAGGCATCCGCCGTCTGGCGACGGAGGAGCTGGGGCTCCGCTCCTCGCCGTACAAGTTTGCCGCGACGGAGGAGGAATTCCGCGCGGCGGTGGCAGAGATCGGCATGCCCTGTGTGGTGAAGCCGATCATGAGCAGCTCTGGCAAGGGGCAGAGCGTGGTGCGCAGCGAGGCCGATCTGGCCTATTCCTGGAAGTACGCTCAAGAAGGCGGTCGCGCTGGCAAGGGCAAGGTCATCGTGGAAGGCTTTGTGGACTTTGACTATGAAATTACCATGCTGACGGTGCGCCACGCCGGCGGCACGTCCTTCTGCGAGCCCATCGGGCACCTGCAGATCGACGGGGACTACCGTGAGAGCTGGCAACCGCAGCCGATGACCGTGGCGGCACTGGCGGAGTCCAAGCGCATCGCGGAGGCCATCACCACCGCTCTGGGCGGGTGGGGCATCTTCGGCGTGGAGCTCTTTGTGAAGGATGACGTGGTGTGGTTCAGCGAGGTCTCCCCGCGGCCGCATGACACGGGACTGGTGACGATTATTTCCCAAGACCTGAGCGAGTTTGCGCTTCATGCCCGCGCCATCCTTGGGCTGCCGATCCCCAATATTGCCCAGCACGGGCCCAGTGCCTCCGCAGTGATCCTGGTGGAAGGTCATTCCAAGGACGTGCAGTTCGGCAATCTCACGGCCGCGCTCAGTGAGCCAGACACGGCCCTGCGTCTCTTTGGCAAGCCCGAGGTCAAGGGCAAGCGCCGTATGGGCGTGGTGGCGGCGCGGGCGGAGAGCATCGAGGCGGCACGGGAGAAGGCTCGCAATGCAGCGGGAGCGGTGGACGTGCGGTTGTGA
- a CDS encoding sialidase family protein, producing the protein MKHLTHSLHGLTQLALAAALFPLSQLSPLLAKDWTAQAAADAKLDRTSIPYDGIKPNSMVCDTTLRELPDGSWILFILAGGDTEPSPLNYTGVTRSKDQGRTWTPLEAFDVGFPREGKTIGQGPTELMIRDGRATLYFSTHSKHWANDWRSWFLTSDDSFKTWSKPQEVPGRLKERTFIRNHIITKDGRILLPFQHYIGPEAEQDKAPLDRAFTNPRNGVIMSSDGGKTWTEHGNIRLTTDDKYFGWAENNLAELSDGRIAMVIRGDKLGGVLYYAESKDGGRTWPEFAEKTDIPNPGSKATLYPLGGDTVAMLHNPNPKRRMPLALWISFDGLKTWPYQRVLVPESSDGPKGNINYPDGFVSKDKQWLHFAYDDNRHRAVHYSAKLPPLE; encoded by the coding sequence ATGAAACACCTCACACACTCACTTCATGGTCTGACCCAGCTGGCGCTGGCTGCGGCTCTATTTCCTCTCTCCCAGTTGAGCCCCCTGCTGGCGAAAGACTGGACCGCCCAGGCTGCCGCGGATGCGAAGCTGGACCGCACCTCCATCCCCTACGATGGGATCAAACCCAACTCCATGGTGTGCGACACCACACTCCGGGAGCTTCCTGACGGGTCCTGGATCCTCTTCATCCTGGCCGGCGGTGACACGGAGCCCTCCCCATTGAACTACACCGGCGTCACCCGCAGCAAGGATCAAGGGAGAACATGGACACCCCTGGAAGCGTTCGACGTGGGCTTTCCTCGTGAGGGAAAGACGATCGGCCAAGGTCCAACGGAGCTCATGATTCGCGACGGGCGGGCCACCCTCTATTTCTCCACCCACTCCAAGCATTGGGCCAACGACTGGCGTTCCTGGTTCCTGACCAGCGATGACTCCTTCAAGACCTGGAGCAAGCCCCAGGAGGTGCCCGGCCGCCTCAAGGAGCGCACTTTTATCCGCAATCACATCATCACCAAGGACGGGCGAATCCTCCTCCCCTTCCAGCACTACATCGGGCCGGAAGCAGAGCAGGACAAAGCCCCGCTTGACCGCGCATTCACCAATCCCCGCAACGGTGTGATCATGAGCAGCGATGGCGGCAAGACCTGGACGGAGCACGGCAATATCCGCCTGACCACAGATGACAAATACTTCGGCTGGGCAGAAAACAATCTCGCGGAGCTGAGTGACGGACGAATCGCCATGGTCATTCGGGGAGACAAACTGGGTGGCGTGCTCTACTATGCAGAGTCAAAGGATGGTGGCCGGACCTGGCCCGAGTTCGCGGAAAAGACGGACATCCCCAATCCAGGCAGCAAGGCCACCCTCTACCCATTGGGCGGAGATACCGTGGCGATGCTGCACAATCCCAACCCGAAACGCCGCATGCCCCTGGCCCTGTGGATCAGCTTCGACGGACTCAAGACCTGGCCCTACCAGCGCGTCCTGGTGCCGGAATCCAGCGATGGACCGAAGGGCAACATCAACTACCCCGACGGCTTCGTAAGCAAGGACAAGCAGTGGCTGCACTTCGCGTACGATGACAACCGCCACCGCGCAGTGCACTACAGCGCGAAGCTCCCGCCGTTGGAATAG
- the sufT gene encoding putative Fe-S cluster assembly protein SufT, with protein sequence MHTDIDLNREVEAIQIPSGDAIRLPAGTRVIITQSLGGTYTVATDHGLARISAKDADALGIDPEEDKKQETQSSSNIPGDASDLEMQVWQQLRGVYDPEIPVNIVDLGLVYDCAVSNDEEGKIKALVKMTLTAPGCGMGPTIAADAQARIMTIEHMDDAAVELVWDPAWNQSMISEEGKMKLGMI encoded by the coding sequence ATGCACACTGATATTGACCTGAATCGAGAAGTTGAAGCCATCCAGATCCCGAGTGGGGACGCCATCCGCCTGCCGGCAGGGACGCGGGTGATCATCACCCAGTCTCTTGGCGGCACCTACACGGTGGCGACTGACCACGGGTTGGCCCGTATCTCGGCCAAGGATGCTGATGCGTTGGGGATCGACCCAGAGGAGGACAAAAAGCAGGAGACGCAGAGCTCCTCGAACATCCCGGGAGATGCGAGCGACCTGGAGATGCAGGTCTGGCAGCAGCTCCGCGGAGTCTATGATCCCGAAATCCCGGTGAACATCGTGGACTTGGGCCTGGTGTATGATTGTGCTGTGAGCAACGACGAAGAAGGCAAGATCAAAGCCCTCGTAAAGATGACACTCACTGCCCCCGGCTGCGGCATGGGCCCTACGATCGCAGCCGATGCCCAGGCTCGCATCATGACCATCGAGCACATGGACGATGCCGCCGTGGAACTCGTCTGGGATCCAGCATGGAACCAGAGCATGATCTCCGAGGAGGGGAAAATGAAGTTGGGGATGATCTGA